The Toxorhynchites rutilus septentrionalis strain SRP chromosome 1, ASM2978413v1, whole genome shotgun sequence genome contains the following window.
TTGCATTCCACGATTTTGGCTTGCTTCCTAATTCCAATGGTCTAATCCTGTTGCATCATGTTCAAATCCACCGACAAGCACTCCTCCCCAATGTTGCTGGGTGACGTATCCACCATCTGATCATTCGACTCACTCGACGGATTCTGGCTGAACATCTCGTTCGGCAGTTCACCTTCCGGAACTACTTCCAGCATTGATTGAGCCCGCGACTGCAGATGCCTTTCGACTTCCTCCGTTGTTAGATGGCCTTCTTGTTGCTGGTGGTGGTTAATGTTTGCCGCGGGCGCGCCAGCATTCGCAGGCAGTTGGGGTTGcgtttgctgctgctgcatcTGGGCGATAACCTGGGCCTGTTGTTGGGCCTGAAGGTGGCGTTGTTGCTGGAGAATTGCTTGCTGCTGCAGTATGACTTGCTGCGGGATTTGCTTCTTCGGCCCCGGTTTCCTCCTTTTCGGCTGGTTTTTGTTCATAGAACTGTTGTTCGATCCAGAGGCATCGTTCTTCCGCTTCCTGCCTACGCTAGGAGCAGGTTCAATTTTTGACGAATCGTCCGATGATTCGGTCTCTTCGCTTTCCGACGATGTGAGATCAGTTTTTTCGTACTGCAGCAAGCGGTCCAGCAGGAAGGATCTGTCACGAGTGACTTTGAGCAAGCGACGTTGGCTTGCCCGAAGATTCTCctggaaaaattcattttcctgAAAGATGTTCGTGTTAATCTAGTAAATCAATTCTTGAACTGCTGCAACATACATAGAGCAAATACTTTAACTTATTCTTAAGCAGACTATACTGAGCCTTGTAGTCAATGTTCCGCCGAGTTGGAAGAACGTCGTCATCGCTATCGTCATCCGTACTGTCGCCAGCATCATCCCGGTCATCCCCGGGAAAATCATCGCCTTCGAGAGAACTGCggttttgctgctgctgctgctgttgttgctgctgctgctgctgttgctgttgcagAGCTTGTTCGTTCATAGAACGACAGTACCAACCGTCCAGCATGTTTCGTTTTAACACTTACAAATTATACTTGCGCTTCCCACTTTTAAACTACTAACATGCTTTTGCTCTAGAAAACACActgtagaaaattgaaaaatttaaaatttcgcaaaacaaacaaaacacgaATTGGACATAGCTGCCCTTCAGTAATCTTATCAAGGCTATAGGGTAACCATCagtgccagatgtgaagacaaaatatttcattctgaaaacattcacctctattccggttcacgatcgggtttgaaattagcaaaatgatgcattttgttacccgttcgacttcgatcaagcacatttatcaatccgttcaacttcgaattatttcgaaatttgttttccagcaTCGCAAGGATGCCGAATTTgcagacatgttcgcaatttaCTGATATTTAATTTTTGTCGCAAACTCTACCCTTTTGCACCCTTATATTTTAGTTGCGGACTGCAGGGTGTCGTGACTTCTTTTTCCATTCAATGGAAAATGCACTGCTAACGTACTTATGCGACTGTTCGTTTCGAAACTACTCGAgggtagagatgtgccatccgctcatgagctgttccgaagaatcgactctttgaagtgagttgacgcggaacagctcgcaaaaaaaatcaaacagctattcagctcactttgatgatgatgaaggagagaaaagagctgtagaattgaagagagcgtgtgAGCTgcaagattcaaatgaactgaccgtctctcgctcttcgtgttaagacatcagtttagtttcatttgtccctcgtcttttcaactgttatattcgcgttgacggcattgagctttgtttaccagtttagggggcgccaaaaataataattggctctcaggcagaataaacacgtttttaaaattcaaattattaatgaaaattaacttctgtgtatcaaatgagtattctatttcaatgaaaaacactttgtttgcaggcggtgcaaaaatctcataagaattttttttttttgaagaaaactttctattgtaatgtaaagcctcagtaaaaatgtcggaaatgttgtactcgccgagtctgttgtaaataatagtctggaatacgtgtttcaagtaattaataatatggtgtgaaaaatttcatttgaattttaacattttcaaactggcttcgtggctatcgagtttgggacccaaattgaaagtcggctctgacaactgagctgaagagctgttcataaagaacagctcatttagatgagctgatatgatcagagctgttcatcatgatgagctgatttgcacacctctactcGAGAGAATAGTCTTTTGTAGAATTTATGATATACATCAGAAGTAGAGAGAACGGTTTGCTGAAACTTTCATTTTTCTCATACTCACCTTCTGATTTTCGGTAGGAACATGGAAGGTATAGCGACGCATATTTCTTATGCGCTGTTATTCTCTACTGCTCTCGCTTCCATCTCTTTCATTTATAGGGAGCCCAAAAATCTCCCTTTACGCTCAACCTAAAACTCGCATAGATTCGGGACCGACAAAGTACTAGGAATGTTTACACCAGATTTGTCACTTTTAATATTTAGTTTCAGTTCATTTAATTATCTTTATCTTATCTCCCACACAGGGATGTAGTATTACTTTTCTTTATGGCTTTATTCAACTCCCTGTGCTAATTCTGGCGGATACAAAGGTAGCTTATTTAGatatttatacacatcaacatttcaaattttggtcgaaaacttttaaaaaaaatcatctggcatcacTGGAGGTGATGACATTTACTTTTGTAAGTTTTTAAAAGGCACTGTTTATATTTTGTGCGCTCTATTTCATCTGTGTataaaaagatcaatttcaaagcaattttcgtGCTCAGGAATATTATTGTGTACTTTATACAGTAAAATGGCTCCCTGGGTTGACTGCTACCGGCTGCGTGAGCTGTTCAAACTGAACTACCACAAAACGCAATAATCATGGACTTGGCGTGGAACGTCAACACACTGAAATAGTGAATGACCGTCA
Protein-coding sequences here:
- the LOC129776591 gene encoding myb-like protein AA, whose product is MLDGWYCRSMNEQALQQQQQQQQQQQQQQQQNRSSLEGDDFPGDDRDDAGDSTDDDSDDDVLPTRRNIDYKAQYSLLKNKLKYLLYENEFFQENLRASQRRLLKVTRDRSFLLDRLLQYEKTDLTSSESEETESSDDSSKIEPAPSVGRKRKNDASGSNNSSMNKNQPKRRKPGPKKQIPQQVILQQQAILQQQRHLQAQQQAQVIAQMQQQQTQPQLPANAGAPAANINHHQQQEGHLTTEEVERHLQSRAQSMLEVVPEGELPNEMFSQNPSSESNDQMVDTSPSNIGEECLSVDLNMMQQD